A genome region from Natranaeroarchaeum sulfidigenes includes the following:
- a CDS encoding mRNA surveillance protein pelota, with translation MRIQDRHQVEGGRERMTLVPESLDDLWHLQYVLEPGDLVGGDTTRRIQRNDDQMRDTGGEREHMSVTIDVEEVEFHKFSNRLRVAGTIDDCSREDQLGLHHTLNVEERDEITVEKRFKPDQEERLQEAVEATDNPDVAIATVEEGQAHIHSVEQYGTEEYARFTGTTGKGEFSRSRDELFGELTDALARLDVDAIILAGPGFTKKDTYSYIEEEASELTDRITMVDTSGVGDRGVHEVLKRGAVDDVQAETRIAEEADLIDELTQRMADGAKASYGPGNVAEAAEFGAIETLLILDDRLRTERSGEGDWAIDADDVITQVERQGGDVVVFSGEFDPGQQLSNLGGIAALLRYRLD, from the coding sequence ATGAGAATTCAGGATCGCCATCAGGTCGAGGGGGGTCGCGAGCGGATGACGCTCGTCCCCGAGAGCCTCGACGACCTCTGGCATCTGCAGTACGTCCTCGAACCCGGCGACCTCGTCGGCGGCGATACGACGCGCCGGATTCAGCGCAACGACGACCAGATGCGCGACACCGGTGGCGAGCGCGAACACATGTCCGTCACCATCGACGTCGAGGAAGTCGAGTTCCACAAGTTCTCGAATCGCCTGCGCGTCGCCGGAACGATCGACGACTGCTCGCGAGAGGACCAGCTCGGTCTGCATCACACGCTCAACGTCGAGGAACGCGACGAGATCACCGTCGAAAAGCGGTTCAAACCCGATCAGGAAGAACGGTTGCAGGAGGCCGTCGAAGCCACCGATAATCCGGACGTCGCCATCGCGACCGTCGAGGAGGGACAGGCACACATCCACTCGGTCGAGCAGTACGGCACCGAGGAGTACGCCCGATTTACGGGCACGACTGGGAAAGGCGAGTTCTCCCGGTCGCGCGACGAGTTGTTCGGGGAGCTAACCGACGCGCTCGCCCGTCTGGACGTCGACGCCATCATCCTTGCTGGACCGGGATTTACCAAGAAAGACACTTACTCGTACATCGAAGAGGAAGCGTCGGAACTGACAGACAGAATAACGATGGTCGACACGAGCGGCGTCGGCGACCGGGGCGTCCACGAGGTGCTCAAGCGTGGTGCGGTCGATGACGTCCAGGCCGAAACTCGCATCGCCGAGGAGGCAGACCTGATCGACGAGCTAACACAGCGGATGGCTGACGGCGCAAAAGCGTCCTACGGTCCCGGGAACGTCGCGGAGGCAGCGGAGTTCGGGGCGATCGAGACGCTGCTGATCCTTGATGACCGGCTCAGAACCGAACGAAGCGGCGAGGGGGACTGGGCGATCGACGCCGACGACGTGATTACGCAGGTCGAACGACAGGGCGGCGATGTCGTCGTCTTCTCGGGCGAATTTGATCCCGGCCAGCAGTTATCGAACCTCGGCGGGATCGCGGCACTGCTCCGATATCGCCTGGATTGA
- a CDS encoding histidine kinase N-terminal 7TM domain-containing protein, which produces MDGVAAMPAWVWVLVVVAVTAGVLSVYTFRYRTIPGALWLTAMNLVVCVYTGTYILLATVIRAPATLAFLEHLQLALGTLAVACWFLFVLTYTGRAELLGRRGHLAVITVLASVFVLNVTGPIHGLVFSEVFVDLSGDVPIVDTDSNVIHVVQLLALFSLSPIGLVFLHRSLSEHDELFSEQAFALLLGSVSPYVAAGIDVMQLEPDPAMPLLPLGFGAMSVALTYAAARHRLFEFVPATRRIGEARALQQLDDGVVIVSTDGTVLQINESACQLLDCDRAQCLGEPLANLHETGDGGPTDVPETIDRLGRTLQTSRSAVEGPTGDVMGYAVVYRDVTGKRRRQQRITVLNRLLRHNLRNELSLVEGHVTQLAEIEDSEQRQQRVDEIEAVIEGIVDLSQQAHAVERHLSVADRAIERVAIGDLVDRIVERTARNYPSAEIVSDVPPDLAVSTYPHQLEVVLENLVENGLQHNDSSERRLGITATRDSDGVAIVIADDGPGIPDHEIEAIESGESSQLYHGSGLGLWLVSWVVAVLGGDLDFEVTDSGTTVHVWVPNLGEQ; this is translated from the coding sequence ATGGACGGAGTTGCCGCGATGCCAGCGTGGGTGTGGGTGCTCGTCGTCGTCGCCGTCACGGCCGGTGTGCTCTCCGTGTACACGTTCCGGTATCGGACGATTCCCGGCGCGCTCTGGCTTACTGCAATGAACCTCGTGGTCTGTGTCTACACGGGGACCTATATTCTTCTCGCGACGGTGATTCGGGCTCCGGCGACACTGGCATTTCTGGAACACCTCCAGCTGGCACTCGGAACGCTGGCGGTCGCCTGCTGGTTTCTCTTCGTGCTCACCTACACTGGTCGGGCGGAACTGCTGGGACGTCGTGGACATCTCGCCGTCATCACGGTACTGGCTAGCGTGTTCGTGCTCAACGTCACGGGTCCGATTCACGGGCTGGTCTTCTCGGAGGTGTTCGTCGACCTCTCGGGCGACGTGCCGATCGTCGATACCGACTCGAACGTCATCCACGTCGTCCAGTTGCTCGCGCTGTTCTCGCTGTCGCCCATCGGGCTCGTGTTCCTTCACAGATCGCTCTCGGAGCACGACGAGCTGTTCTCCGAGCAGGCGTTTGCCCTCCTTCTCGGATCGGTCTCGCCGTACGTGGCGGCCGGGATCGACGTTATGCAGCTTGAACCGGACCCTGCGATGCCCCTGTTGCCACTCGGTTTTGGTGCAATGAGCGTTGCGCTCACGTACGCGGCTGCCAGACATCGCCTGTTCGAGTTCGTCCCGGCAACCCGTCGGATCGGCGAAGCGAGGGCGCTCCAGCAACTCGACGACGGCGTCGTCATCGTCTCGACTGACGGGACGGTGTTACAGATCAACGAGAGCGCCTGCCAACTGCTGGATTGCGACCGTGCCCAGTGTCTCGGTGAGCCACTGGCGAACCTCCATGAGACTGGAGATGGTGGTCCGACAGATGTCCCCGAAACGATCGACCGACTCGGCCGAACGCTTCAGACGAGCCGCTCAGCAGTCGAGGGCCCGACCGGCGACGTGATGGGCTATGCGGTCGTCTATCGAGATGTCACGGGGAAGCGGCGACGACAACAGCGAATTACCGTGCTGAACCGGCTCCTCAGACACAACTTGCGCAACGAACTCTCCCTCGTCGAGGGGCACGTCACTCAGCTGGCCGAGATCGAGGATTCCGAGCAACGCCAACAGCGTGTCGACGAGATTGAAGCCGTCATCGAGGGGATCGTCGACCTTAGCCAGCAAGCACACGCCGTCGAACGTCACCTGTCGGTAGCCGACCGTGCGATCGAGCGGGTCGCAATCGGTGATCTGGTCGATCGGATCGTCGAACGGACTGCCCGGAACTACCCCTCGGCCGAAATCGTCAGCGACGTCCCACCGGATCTCGCTGTCTCGACATACCCTCACCAACTCGAAGTAGTACTCGAAAACCTCGTCGAGAACGGCCTCCAGCACAACGACTCGTCAGAACGACGGCTCGGGATTACTGCAACGAGGGACTCGGATGGTGTCGCCATCGTGATCGCCGACGACGGCCCCGGAATCCCCGATCACGAGATCGAGGCGATCGAATCCGGGGAGAGCTCACAGCTCTACCACGGGAGCGGACTCGGGCTCTGGCTCGTCAGCTGGGTCGTCGCGGTACTCGGCGGTGATCTCGACTTCGAGGTAACCGATAGTGGTACGACCGTACACGTGTGGGTGCCGAATCTAGGCGAGCAGTAA
- the rqcH gene encoding ribosome rescue protein RqcH produces the protein MDQKQELTSVDLAALVSEFGAYEGAKVDKAYLYGDDFLRLKMRDFDRGRVELLVEISDVKRAHLAAPERVPDAPGRPPNFAMMLRNRLSGADFAGVEQYEFDRILSFEFERDDENTTIVTELFGPGNVAVVDPNNDVIDCLDTVRLKSRTVAPGAQYEFPESQIHPLTMSYEAFVAIMDDSDSDVVRTLATQLNFGGLYAEELCTRAGIEKTTDIGDADESVYEPLYAAIDELAVELRTGGRDPRVYYEETDEGSRRQVDVTPIPLEEYDHLESEVFDTFNAAVDEYFYKLDLTEEEESSGETQRPDFESEIEKQQRIIEQQEGAIEGFEQDADVEREKAESLYANYDLVDEVLSTIQAARAEDVPWDEIEETFEQGAEQGIAEAEAVRRIDADEGFVTIDIDGVDVRLDASEGVEHNADRLYREAKRIEEKKEGALAAIEDTREALEDVRQRRDEWERRQEQDDTDEEGDDEETDRDWLSMPSIPVRSSEQWYERFRWFRTTDGYLVIGGRNADQNEELVKKYLDKGDRFFHAQAHGGPVTILKATDPSEAARDVDVPDSSEQEAAQFAVSYSSVWKDGRYSGDVYAVDHDQVSKTPESGEFLEKGGFAIRGDREYFRDVEIGAAVGITCEPSTRVIGGPPAAVREHAETVIEVEPGRYAQGDVAKRIYRQFRERFADTSFVRKVASPDLIQHFLPPGGSRMLDE, from the coding sequence ATGGACCAGAAGCAGGAGCTGACGAGCGTCGACCTCGCCGCCCTCGTCTCCGAGTTCGGAGCGTACGAGGGGGCGAAAGTCGACAAAGCCTATCTCTACGGCGACGACTTCCTCCGGCTGAAGATGCGGGATTTCGACCGCGGTCGCGTCGAGTTGCTGGTCGAGATCAGCGACGTCAAGCGTGCCCATCTCGCTGCGCCCGAGCGCGTCCCCGACGCGCCGGGGCGACCGCCGAACTTCGCAATGATGCTTCGCAACCGGCTTTCGGGTGCGGACTTTGCCGGGGTAGAGCAGTACGAGTTCGACCGGATCCTCAGTTTCGAATTCGAGCGCGACGACGAGAACACGACCATTGTCACCGAGCTATTCGGGCCGGGCAACGTCGCTGTCGTCGACCCGAACAACGATGTGATCGACTGTCTCGACACCGTCCGGCTGAAATCCCGGACCGTTGCTCCCGGCGCACAGTACGAGTTCCCCGAATCGCAGATCCATCCGCTGACGATGTCCTACGAGGCCTTTGTCGCGATCATGGACGACTCCGATTCCGACGTCGTCCGGACCCTCGCAACACAGCTCAACTTCGGCGGGCTCTACGCCGAGGAGCTCTGTACCCGCGCAGGCATCGAGAAGACGACCGACATTGGCGATGCCGACGAGTCGGTGTACGAACCGCTGTACGCCGCCATCGACGAACTCGCGGTCGAACTGCGGACCGGAGGCAGAGACCCCCGCGTGTACTACGAGGAAACCGACGAGGGGAGCCGACGGCAGGTCGACGTGACGCCGATCCCGCTGGAGGAGTACGATCACCTGGAGAGCGAGGTCTTCGACACGTTCAACGCCGCCGTCGACGAGTATTTTTATAAACTCGATCTGACCGAAGAGGAGGAAAGCTCGGGCGAGACACAGCGGCCCGACTTCGAGAGCGAGATCGAGAAACAACAACGGATCATCGAACAGCAGGAGGGCGCGATCGAGGGGTTCGAGCAGGACGCCGACGTCGAGCGCGAAAAGGCCGAGTCGCTGTACGCCAACTACGATCTGGTCGACGAGGTGCTCTCGACGATTCAGGCCGCCCGAGCCGAGGACGTGCCGTGGGACGAGATCGAGGAAACCTTCGAACAGGGTGCAGAACAGGGGATCGCAGAGGCCGAAGCCGTCCGCCGGATCGACGCCGACGAGGGATTCGTCACCATCGACATCGACGGCGTCGACGTGCGCCTCGACGCGAGCGAGGGCGTCGAACACAACGCTGATCGATTGTATCGGGAAGCAAAGCGTATCGAAGAAAAGAAAGAGGGCGCGCTGGCGGCCATCGAGGACACCCGCGAGGCGCTCGAAGACGTCAGGCAGCGCCGCGACGAGTGGGAACGGCGACAGGAGCAAGACGACACGGACGAGGAGGGTGACGACGAAGAGACCGATCGCGACTGGCTCTCCATGCCGTCGATCCCCGTCCGTAGCTCCGAGCAGTGGTACGAGCGCTTCCGCTGGTTCCGCACAACCGACGGCTATCTCGTGATCGGCGGGCGGAACGCGGACCAGAACGAGGAACTGGTCAAGAAGTACCTCGACAAGGGCGACCGCTTTTTCCACGCGCAGGCCCACGGCGGCCCGGTGACGATTCTGAAGGCCACGGATCCGAGCGAGGCGGCACGCGATGTCGACGTCCCTGACTCCAGCGAGCAGGAGGCCGCACAGTTCGCGGTATCCTATTCGTCGGTCTGGAAGGATGGCCGCTACTCGGGGGACGTCTACGCAGTCGACCACGATCAGGTCTCGAAGACGCCCGAGAGCGGCGAGTTTCTGGAGAAAGGCGGCTTCGCGATCCGTGGCGACCGCGAGTACTTCCGGGACGTCGAGATCGGTGCCGCGGTCGGGATTACCTGTGAACCGTCGACGCGTGTAATCGGTGGGCCACCCGCCGCGGTTCGCGAACACGCCGAGACCGTGATCGAGGTCGAACCGGGCAGGTACGCACAGGGAGACGTGGCAAAACGGATCTACCGGCAGTTCCGCGAGCGGTTCGCGGATACCTCCTTCGTCCGGAAGGTCGCGAGCCCCGATCTGATCCAGCATTTCCTGCCGCCGGGCGGGAGCCGAATGCTGGACGAGTAG
- a CDS encoding ZIP family metal transporter, with protein MVSLLEVTLIALAAGCATGIGALPVLITGRISHRTYDGAVGMAAGIMFGAAVFALLVPGLELGGIGEVLGGFLVGGIALLGANRLLPHVHLYFRGPVVHGADDDITLKNAENWRQAVLIAGSITIHNIPEGLAIGIAFASGFDAVGVALAIAIGVQNIPDGFAMAVPADRAGLSKGNTILYTTLSGAVPEPIAAALGFVLVTVVSGLFPAAAGFAAGTMVAVVFREMIPSSHGHGYADLATLTFLTGFGVMLVVDVALAV; from the coding sequence ATGGTTTCACTGCTGGAAGTCACGCTAATCGCGCTCGCGGCTGGCTGTGCCACCGGAATCGGCGCACTCCCGGTCCTGATCACCGGACGGATCAGCCACCGAACCTACGATGGTGCGGTCGGGATGGCGGCGGGGATCATGTTCGGTGCGGCCGTGTTCGCCCTGCTCGTCCCCGGCCTCGAACTCGGCGGCATCGGCGAGGTGCTGGGCGGTTTTCTGGTCGGCGGTATCGCCCTGCTCGGTGCTAACAGATTGTTACCGCACGTTCACCTGTACTTTCGCGGGCCAGTGGTTCACGGCGCTGATGACGATATCACGCTCAAGAACGCCGAAAACTGGCGACAGGCCGTGCTGATCGCTGGCTCGATCACTATCCACAACATCCCGGAGGGGCTGGCCATCGGGATCGCCTTTGCCAGCGGCTTCGACGCCGTTGGTGTCGCTCTTGCCATCGCAATCGGCGTCCAGAACATCCCTGACGGCTTCGCGATGGCCGTCCCCGCGGACAGGGCAGGGCTCTCGAAGGGGAATACGATCCTCTACACGACGCTTTCGGGTGCGGTCCCCGAACCGATCGCAGCGGCACTCGGGTTCGTGCTCGTTACGGTCGTCTCGGGACTGTTCCCCGCGGCAGCCGGATTTGCGGCCGGAACGATGGTCGCCGTCGTCTTCCGGGAGATGATTCCCTCCAGCCACGGCCACGGCTACGCCGATCTGGCGACGCTCACCTTCCTCACCGGGTTCGGCGTGATGCTCGTGGTGGACGTCGCGCTCGCGGTCTGA
- a CDS encoding SHOCT domain-containing protein — protein MHERTAERFRENAVGIASTVVTGTWLAMLFLIPDSMAWLAFLLFGYIVIVPVTAMLFGDEEEMEEWVDEYDGEVSTPRDDDSHPRDALETLRTRYARGDLTDEQFERKLDRLLETETLEDVEDRQRRKERDVEFEH, from the coding sequence ATGCACGAACGAACCGCAGAGCGGTTCCGCGAGAACGCTGTCGGAATCGCGTCGACAGTCGTTACCGGGACGTGGCTGGCGATGCTGTTTCTGATCCCCGACAGCATGGCCTGGCTAGCATTCTTGCTCTTTGGTTACATCGTTATCGTCCCCGTGACCGCGATGCTGTTCGGCGACGAAGAGGAGATGGAAGAATGGGTCGACGAGTACGACGGGGAAGTGTCGACACCACGAGACGACGACTCTCACCCGAGAGATGCCCTCGAAACGCTGCGGACTCGATACGCTCGCGGCGATCTCACTGACGAGCAGTTCGAGCGGAAACTCGACCGGTTGCTGGAAACGGAGACGCTCGAAGACGTCGAGGATAGACAGCGGCGCAAGGAACGCGATGTCGAATTCGAGCACTGA
- a CDS encoding DUF7511 domain-containing protein has protein sequence MNESHELHEDESAQNLTGLRAIIEEYDNEADECTIFPSDVPDDRETTTWISAKAESFVALDDRQ, from the coding sequence GTGAACGAATCACACGAGCTCCACGAAGACGAGAGCGCCCAGAACCTCACCGGGCTCCGCGCGATAATCGAAGAGTACGACAACGAAGCCGACGAGTGTACTATTTTCCCGTCCGACGTCCCGGACGACCGGGAGACGACCACCTGGATCTCGGCGAAAGCAGAGTCGTTCGTAGCCCTCGACGACCGACAGTAA